Genomic segment of Candidatus Thermoplasmatota archaeon:
AGAAAGGTCTAACCTGTTTTTAAAAATAGTGGTTCTAAAGCTCTATCGCTCCATTTGGGCATTCATCAACACATGTCCCGCAATCAATACATTCATCTGCATTAACAACAGCCTTGCTCTCTAGTTTAATGGCTTGTACAGGACAGGCGTCAACACATGATCCGCAGGCATCACATTTATCTGCGTCTATCTTTACTGCCATATTGTTTTGTTCCTCCTTATAAATTTATTTTTTTTTTCGAGGGGTTGTAAACCCTGATATCGTATTTATCTTTTCTGGTAAAAAACGAATAATGGGTTATATCTGGTTAAGATCTATACCACAAAGCTTACTGAGTTCGTCATGTAACATTTTAAGGCGTTCTGCGTATTCTTTTTGACCGTTTCTCAAAGCTTTTTCAACTTCTTTTTCTATGTTTTGTCTTTTGCAGTCATTGGTTAAATTGTCAGCATGGCAAACAATCTTTTCTTCTAGGGTGAGAGGTATGTAATCTTTGTACGGTAAACCCAGTTTTTTTGCTTCTTCTTTTGGTATACCTGCGCCTATGTGTCTCTCAATAATGTTTATGATTTTATCTGGTAAATCTAGTTTTTTAGCGATTTTAACACCCTCAACAGCATGTAGAATACCATGGGTTTTTGATCTACCTATATCATGGAGTAATGCCCCTGCTTCTACTAATTTAACATCAGCATCTGCTTTTTTTGCTATTTTCACTGCAATGTCCCTAACAGCCTTGCAATGGTTAACAACCCTCTCTG
This window contains:
- a CDS encoding HDIG domain-containing protein, with the protein product MSRIPSPEECIELLKKNVCSERVVNHCKAVRDIAVKIAKKADADVKLVEAGALLHDIGRSKTHGILHAVEGVKIAKKLDLPDKIINIIERHIGAGIPKEEAKKLGLPYKDYIPLTLEEKIVCHADNLTNDCKRQNIEKEVEKALRNGQKEYAERLKMLHDELSKLCGIDLNQI
- a CDS encoding 4Fe-4S binding protein, whose translation is MAVKIDADKCDACGSCVDACPVQAIKLESKAVVNADECIDCGTCVDECPNGAIEL